A section of the Mesorhizobium loti genome encodes:
- a CDS encoding ABC transporter substrate-binding protein, translated as MLSATVSTIALAQAPVCTAPVKVLAQPRDGLTLLEDSKAEFEKLAGAGFQIDYLNENDRRAKSRADASTVGNYNVYYVDEANVALFASSKWIVPLTDYYPADYDYADFDPGRQKVATYDGKVWFAPLTGGGDLMVYRKDVLEAAGIQPPKTLDELIADVPKLTNPDKGMYGIALRGARGSGANVWRWMPFFKAYGGQWFDGGKPVFNSDAAVKATETYLKLFKDSAPGTQTGSWDESTGAFLSGQVAILVESTPLSGMAVDPKTSQVVGKIGFLPPPSPLPGGGYGHGLAIAAKANADDASKKCAGLFIAWATSKENEKRRLDAHQFGELNRTSILSSKEFADIYGADLGQALAETGKVTAVNFWQDPRWPDLGDRWGIILEELVTGTRTDIKGGLNELEAYANDLAKKK; from the coding sequence ATGCTTTCCGCTACCGTATCAACCATCGCATTGGCGCAGGCGCCGGTCTGCACGGCGCCGGTCAAGGTGCTGGCGCAGCCACGCGACGGCCTGACGCTTCTGGAGGACTCCAAGGCCGAGTTCGAGAAGCTCGCCGGCGCCGGCTTCCAGATCGACTATCTGAACGAAAACGACCGCCGCGCGAAATCGCGCGCCGATGCGTCCACCGTCGGCAACTACAACGTCTACTACGTCGACGAAGCCAATGTCGCTCTGTTCGCCTCGTCGAAATGGATCGTGCCGCTGACCGACTATTATCCGGCTGACTATGACTACGCCGACTTCGATCCCGGCCGCCAGAAGGTCGCGACCTATGACGGCAAGGTCTGGTTCGCACCGCTGACTGGCGGCGGCGACCTGATGGTCTACCGCAAGGACGTGCTGGAGGCCGCCGGCATCCAGCCGCCGAAGACACTCGACGAGCTGATCGCCGATGTGCCAAAGCTAACCAATCCGGACAAGGGCATGTATGGCATCGCGCTGCGCGGCGCACGCGGTTCGGGCGCCAATGTCTGGCGCTGGATGCCCTTCTTCAAGGCCTATGGCGGTCAGTGGTTTGATGGCGGCAAGCCGGTCTTCAATTCGGACGCCGCCGTCAAGGCGACCGAAACCTATCTGAAACTCTTCAAGGACTCGGCCCCCGGCACGCAGACCGGCAGCTGGGATGAATCGACCGGCGCCTTCCTCTCCGGCCAGGTCGCCATCCTCGTCGAATCGACACCGCTGTCGGGCATGGCGGTCGATCCGAAGACCTCGCAGGTGGTCGGCAAGATCGGCTTCCTGCCGCCGCCCTCGCCACTGCCCGGCGGCGGTTACGGCCATGGCCTTGCCATCGCGGCGAAGGCCAATGCCGACGACGCTTCGAAGAAATGCGCCGGCCTGTTCATCGCCTGGGCAACCTCGAAGGAAAACGAGAAGCGCCGGCTCGACGCCCACCAGTTCGGCGAGCTGAACCGCACCAGCATCCTATCCAGCAAGGAATTCGCCGATATCTACGGCGCCGATCTCGGTCAGGCGCTAGCCGAGACCGGCAAGGTCACGGCGGTGAACTTCTGGCAGGATCCGCGCTGGCCCGATCTCGGCGACCGTTGGGGCATCATCCTCGAGGAACTGGTCACGGGCACCCGCACCGACATCAAGGGCGGCCTCAACGAGCTCGAGGCCTATGCCAACGATCTGGCGAAGAAGAAATAG